Genomic segment of Syntrophorhabdaceae bacterium:
GGTAAACCCCGTTCAGGAGCCCTTTCCCCAGGCCCCCGTTACTATCCTCAGACTTACCGTCGATTATTTTTTGTGACATTCATTACATTTTACGGGTGCGCTCACGCCCTTCCTGACGCTTTCCTTGTGACAAGTCTGGCATTGCTTGTGAAACGCATCCTTTGCCGTGGGAGCGCCGTCTTTCGCCTCCTTGAGCATGTGGCATTTCACGCAGCTCACGTAGGCTTTTCCCGCCAACTCTTTATGGTGGCAGGTCTTGCAGGCGATCTTCGCCTTATCTACATGGGTGGGATGAGAGAACGGCACGGGCGCCATCTTTGCCCCTTCGATTTTAATGGGCGCCGTATCGG
This window contains:
- a CDS encoding cytochrome c3 family protein — translated: MKTKTLNFLMLLVASLLVFCAYHAASAQTAPADTAPIKIEGAKMAPVPFSHPTHVDKAKIACKTCHHKELAGKAYVSCVKCHMLKEAKDGAPTAKDAFHKQCQTCHKESVRKGVSAPVKCNECHKK